One genomic window of Misgurnus anguillicaudatus chromosome 12, ASM2758022v2, whole genome shotgun sequence includes the following:
- the pbdc1 gene encoding protein PBDC1 gives MTCSSGSKGVSMDTGDVLASLGIEGATAAAHALSLPAEAYGNDAQLEVMWAMKAYNHAEIYFNLISAVDPKFLKLTKSDDQIYTKFREAFPDLSIQVLDPELLKSAEAKEKWRPFCNQFDGIVEDFNYGTLLRIDCQKDYTEENTIFATRIQFYAVEIARNREGYNDAVHIAATKAKQEKKDQS, from the exons ATGACGTGCTCATCCGGGTCAAAAGGCGTCAGCATGGACACGGGGGATGTGCTTGCATCTTTG gGGATTGAGGGAGCCACCGCTGCTGCGCATGCGCTATCTCTTCCAGCAGAGGCTTATGGAAATGAC GCCCAGTTGGAAGTAATGTGGGCAATGAAAGCCTACAACCATGCAGAAATTTACTTTAAT CTCATTTCTGCAGTTGATCCAAAATTTCTAAAGCTAACTAAATCAGACGACCAGATCTACACTAAATTTCGGGAAGCGTTTCCTGACCTCAGTATTCAAGTTCTGGACCCAGAGCTGCTGAAGTCAGCAGAGGCTAAAGAG AAATGGAGGCCCTTTTGTAACCAGTTTGATGGCATTGTAGAGGACTTCAATTATGGTACATTATTACGTATAGACTGTCAAAAGGACTACACGGAAGAAAACACAATATTTG CCACCAGAATCCAGTTTTACGCCGTTGAGATTGCAAGAAACAGGGAAGGATATAATGATGCCGTCCACATAGCCGCCACAAAagccaaacaagagaaaaaagATCAGAGTTAA
- the dmtn gene encoding dematin isoform X1, translating into MQKTGTAPSSRGPSAPGSPATSIVARMDNQVIGYKDLAAIPKDKAILEVERPDLMVYEPHFNIAALSRTGLPKSRERSMSPHSISPPPSPEIFATKEPEQGSPGGSTGSTVQPRKISPASKGPMQHFHRPDNGSNMYKKPPIYKHDANTGAYQSKHDTIIESSKFPAAQPPDPNLPSKIETEYWPCPPSLATMEIEWRKKAAEQGKPIEDDDFEDLTEDAKRLQEQEIEKIQSNMGKLILKEEKEKSELIRRKTRSLPDGTNIHLGCSSSTTKSASLPPCSRTGLTRLQSADFTSTENGKSKTGVQVRCFTLLHLTSMPIGSYEMKKADAVTRLSHGNHILSFLPLPATNVSLP; encoded by the exons ATGCAGAAG ACCGGGACGGCCCCATCTTCCCGGGGTCCTAGCGCACCTGGCTCGCCAGCCACCTCTATTGTG GCAAGAATGGACAATCAGGTCATTGGATATAAGGACTTGGCAGCCATTCCCAAAGACAAAGCCATACTTGAGGTAGAAAGGCCGGATCTGATGGTGTACGAGCCGCATTTCAACATCGCAGCACTGAGTCGTACGGGCCTCCCGAAAAGCAGAGAG AGATCAATGTCACCTCATTCAATCTCACCCCCTCCTTCTCCTGAG ATATTTGCCACAAAAGAGCCGGAGCAGGGGTCTCCAGGCGGATCTACGGGCTCTACGGTGCAGCCCCGTAAGATAAGTCCTGCATCCAAAGGCCCGATGCAGCATTTCCACAGGCCAG ACAATGGCTCAAATATGTATAAGAAGCCTCCAATTTACAAACATG ATGCAAATACTGGAGCATATCAAAGCAAACATGATACCATTATCGAATCGTCCAAATTCCCAGCAGCCCAGCCGCCTGATCCCAACCTGCCCTCAAAGATAGAGACAGAGTACTGGCCGTGTCCACCTTCTTTAGCTACTATGG AAATCGAATGGAGGAAGAAGGCAGCCGAGCAGGGAAAACCAATCGAGGACGATGACTTTGAGGACCTGACAGAAGATGCAAAGAGACTCCAGGAGCAGGAAATTGAgaag ATACAGTCCAACATGGGCAAATTAATCCTCAAGGAGGAGAAAGAGAAATCAGAGCTCATCCGTAGAAAAACACGTTCACTGCCGGATGGGACAAACATTCACTTGG GTTGTTCATCCAGTACTACTAAATCTGCATCTTTACCTCCCTGCAGTCGAACAGGCCTTACAAGG CTGCAGTCGGCAGACTTTACCTCTACAGAGAATGGAAAATCAAAAACAG GTGTACAGGTAAGATGCTTTACACTATTACATTTAACAAGCATGCCTATTGGATCTTATGAAATGAAAAAAGCTGATGCAGTTACCAGGCTTTCACATGGAAACCACATCCTTTCCTTTTTGCCTCTTCCTGCTACTAATGTATCTTTGCCCTAA
- the dmtn gene encoding dematin isoform X2, with the protein MQKTGTAPSSRGPSAPGSPATSIVARMDNQVIGYKDLAAIPKDKAILEVERPDLMVYEPHFNIAALSRTGLPKSRERSMSPHSISPPPSPEIFATKEPEQGSPGGSTGSTVQPRKISPASKGPMQHFHRPDNGSNMYKKPPIYKHDANTGAYQSKHDTIIESSKFPAAQPPDPNLPSKIETEYWPCPPSLATMEIEWRKKAAEQGKPIEDDDFEDLTEDAKRLQEQEIEKIQSNMGKLILKEEKEKSELIRRKTRSLPDGTNIHLGCSSSTTKSASLPPCSRTGLTRLQSADFTSTENGKSKTGVQNGESESGRMDRGNSLPSILEQKIYPYEMLIVTHRGRTKLPPGVDRTRLERHLSPEEFQTLFEMTITEFDRLSLWKRNDLKKKVSLF; encoded by the exons ATGCAGAAG ACCGGGACGGCCCCATCTTCCCGGGGTCCTAGCGCACCTGGCTCGCCAGCCACCTCTATTGTG GCAAGAATGGACAATCAGGTCATTGGATATAAGGACTTGGCAGCCATTCCCAAAGACAAAGCCATACTTGAGGTAGAAAGGCCGGATCTGATGGTGTACGAGCCGCATTTCAACATCGCAGCACTGAGTCGTACGGGCCTCCCGAAAAGCAGAGAG AGATCAATGTCACCTCATTCAATCTCACCCCCTCCTTCTCCTGAG ATATTTGCCACAAAAGAGCCGGAGCAGGGGTCTCCAGGCGGATCTACGGGCTCTACGGTGCAGCCCCGTAAGATAAGTCCTGCATCCAAAGGCCCGATGCAGCATTTCCACAGGCCAG ACAATGGCTCAAATATGTATAAGAAGCCTCCAATTTACAAACATG ATGCAAATACTGGAGCATATCAAAGCAAACATGATACCATTATCGAATCGTCCAAATTCCCAGCAGCCCAGCCGCCTGATCCCAACCTGCCCTCAAAGATAGAGACAGAGTACTGGCCGTGTCCACCTTCTTTAGCTACTATGG AAATCGAATGGAGGAAGAAGGCAGCCGAGCAGGGAAAACCAATCGAGGACGATGACTTTGAGGACCTGACAGAAGATGCAAAGAGACTCCAGGAGCAGGAAATTGAgaag ATACAGTCCAACATGGGCAAATTAATCCTCAAGGAGGAGAAAGAGAAATCAGAGCTCATCCGTAGAAAAACACGTTCACTGCCGGATGGGACAAACATTCACTTGG GTTGTTCATCCAGTACTACTAAATCTGCATCTTTACCTCCCTGCAGTCGAACAGGCCTTACAAGG CTGCAGTCGGCAGACTTTACCTCTACAGAGAATGGAAAATCAAAAACAG GTGTACAG AACGGTGAATCAGAGAGTGGGCGAATGGACCGAGGAAACTCTCTTCCTAGTATTCTGGAGCAAAAG ATATATCCATATGAAATGCTGATTGTGACCCACAGAGGGCGCACTAAACTTCCACCTGGAGTTGACAGGACCAGATTAGAG